A part of Aegilops tauschii subsp. strangulata cultivar AL8/78 chromosome 2, Aet v6.0, whole genome shotgun sequence genomic DNA contains:
- the LOC109750568 gene encoding uncharacterized protein, with translation MGRKRHRKKAAAAAVAAAAAPVASLPVDMLANIHACLSLLDRLTLAAVFRTSRDAFKPEAPCLLLHGTIFSLSERRAAAVRAPGPDHAVLGSSSRGRLVTADDRARLCLLNPVTGERRALPAIDTTPHIFAHGGRHHFTVDVKWFLRGPPPYPYGTMTYTTERVRHALYRKVVLSDSADVAMLITGPEYGVAAFATATGGAWRLAPPRDGIEPIPTSEAGSWRLWHSRNGVEDAVHHEGRFYSVTYSGEVEAWEEREADAAGVFTSAVVAPSLLLPADTDHRKYLVVAPAGRLMVVLKETTGRRTSPSFKVQVLDASRQGWKETDDIGNTALFVAVNGSLCVSTMEHPELKAGCVYYYTEDDLGPCKDARDDDEEENGVRVFSLKDRRTETVEGLGWGRSWPPPAWFIPSIP, from the coding sequence ATGGGGCGAAAGCGACACCGAAAGAaggccgccgctgccgccgtcgccgccgctgcgGCCCCCGTCGCCAGCCTCCCCGTGGATATGCTGGCCAATATCCACGCCTGCCTCAGCCTCCTCGACCGCCTCACCTTGGCTGCCGTCTTCCGCACCTCGCGGGACGCATTCAAGCCGGAGGCCCCCTGTCTCCTCCTGCACGGCACAATCTTCTCCCTCTCCGAACGCCGCGCCGCAGCCGTGCGCGCCCCGGGGCCCGACCACGCCGTACTGGGCTCCTCCTCCCGCGGGCGGCTCGTCACCGCCGATGACCGGGCCCGGCTGTGCCTCCTCAACCCGGTCACCGGCGAGCGCCGCGCGCTCCCGGCCATCGACACCACCCCCCACATCTTCGCCCACGGCGGGCGCCACCACTTCACCGTCGACGTCAAGTGGTTCCTCAGGGGCCCGCCGCCGTACCCCTACGGCACCATGacgtacaccaccgagagggtgCGCCACGCGCTCTACCGCAAGGTCGTCCTCTCAGACTCCGCCGACGTCGCCATGCTCATCACGGGGCCGGAGTACGGCGTTGCGGCCTTCGCCACGGCCACTGGCGGCGCGTGGAGGCTGGCACCCCCGCGCGACGGCATCGAGCCGATTCCCACGTCGGAGGCCGGCTCGTGGAGGCTGTGGCACTCGCGCAACGGCGTCGAGGATGCCGTCCACCACGAGGGCAGGTTCTACTCAGTCACGTACTCCGGCGAAGTGGAGGCGTGGGAGGAGCGCGAAGCCGATGCCGCCGGCGTGTTCACGAGCGCGGTGGTTGCGCCGAGCCTGCTGCTGCCGGCCGATACGGACCATCGCAAGTACCTCGTGGTGGCGCCGGCCGGACGGCTGATGGTCGTGCTCAAGGAGACAACAGGTCGACGGACGTCGCCGTCCTTCAAGGTGCAGGTCCTCGACGCCAGCAGGCAGGGGTGGAAGGAGACGGACGACATCGGCAACACTGCGCTGTTCGTCGCCGTGAACGGTTCCCTCTGCGTGTCCACGATGGAGCACCCGGAGCTCAAGGCCGGCTGCGTCTACTACTACACCGAGGATGATCTGGGGCCGTGCAAGGATGCacgcgacgacgacgaggaggagaatGGCGTCAGGGTGTTCAGCCTCAAGGACCGCAGAACAGAGACGGTGGAGGGCCTTGGATGGGGCCGGAGCTGGCCGCCCCCGGCGTGGTTCATTCCTTCCATCCCATGA
- the LOC109750570 gene encoding aspartyl protease family protein At5g10770-like — protein sequence MGIFSRAWRGDLLSGTISKRSGQLSLREQSSPLWPGSVVRFSTNHRGGGLQQSEELKVPTELGSSLDMLEYVITVGVGSLAVQQTMTMDTGSDVSWVHCNSNSTAGSPPFDPAKSATYAAFPCGAPACTQLGAEANACSNSQCQYMVRYGDGSNTTGTYGYDTLALGSDTVKGFQFGCSRVEEGFGDKTDGLMGLGGDAQSLISQTAATYGRAFSYCLPPSPGSKGFLTLGVQTSTAGFATTGMLRSEQAPTFYGVLLQGIKVGGEQLSVAPSVFSAGSVMDSGTIITRLPPTAYTSLKTAFKDGMKQYPTAPSRSILDTCFDFSGQDNVSIPTVALMFDGGAVVDLDANGIIFGSCLAFTTEPGH from the exons ATGGGAATTTTTTCGAGGGCGTGGCGAGGGGATCTCCTTTCTGGAACGATCTCCAAGCGGTCCGGCCAGCTTTCGCTCAGGGAGCAAAGTTCTCCATTG TGGCCCGGCTCGGTCGTGAGGTTCTCCACGAACCACCGCGGTGGCGGGCTGCAGCAGTCGGAGGAGCTCAAGGTGCCGACCGAGCTGGGCTCTTCCCTGGACATGCTGGAGTACGTCATAACCGTCGGCGTCGGCTCGCTGGCGGTGCAGCAGACCATGACCATGGACACCGGGAGCGACGTGTCGTGGGTGCACTGCAACTCCAACTCCACGGCCGGGTCGCCGCCCTTCGACCCCGCCAAGTCGGCCACGTACGCCGCGTTCCCGTGCGGCGCCCCGGCGTGCACACAGCTCGGTGCGGAGGCCAACGCCTGCTCCAACTCGCAGTGCCAGTACATGGTCCGCTACGGCGACGGCTCCAACACCACCGGCACGTACGGCTACGACACGCTGGCGCTGGGCTCGGACACGGTCAAGGGCTTCCAGTTCGGctgcagccgcgtcgaggagGGGTTCGGCGACAAGACCGACGGGCTCATGGGGCTCGGCGGCGACGCGCAGTCGCTCATCTCGCAGACCGCGGCGACGTACGGCAGGGCCTTCTCCTACTGCCTCCCGCCTTCCCCCGGCTCCAAGGGGTTCCTGACGCTCGGCGTGCAGACCAGCACGGCGGGCTTCGCGACCACGGGGATGCTCCGAAGCGAGCAGGCCCCGACGTTCTACGGCGTGCTCCTCCAGGGCATCAAGGTCGGCGGTGAGCAGCTCAGCGTGGCGCCCTCCGTCTTCTCTGCCGGGTCCGTGATGGACTCCGGGACCATCATCACGCGGCTGCCGCCCACGGCGTACACATCGCTCAAGACGGCGTTCAAGGACGGCATGAAGCAGTACCCGACGGCGCCGTCCAGGAGCATCCTGGACACGTGCTTCGACTTCAGCGGCCAGGACAACGTCAGCATACCGACCGTCGCTCTGATGTTCGACGGCGGCGCGGTCGTCGACCTCGACGCGAACGGGATCATATTCGGCAGCTGCCTCGCGTTCACGACCGAGCCGGGCCACTAA